The DNA window CGAGCGCCTCGAGGGTGCCGAAACCTACCCGTACAGCGCCGGCTTCGCCGTCGACTGCGGCGACCATCCGCTGCTGGCGCTCGTGGAGGAGGTCGACGGAGAACGAACGCTCGTCTTCGGCGTCGATACCAACGGGATCACCGACGATCTGCGAGCCCAACGCGAACGGTTCAAAGAAGAGTTCGACGAGGTGATTCTGTTCTCGACGGACACGCACGCATCGGTTCACGACCTGGCGAACATGGACGGATTCGACATCGAGACGGTCACGGACACGGTCCAGCGTGCAACCGACCGCGTCACCGATGCCGAGATCGGGCTGACGAACGATCAGACGGATCAGTTACACTTGCTCAAACTCGACTACAGCGGCCTCGTCTTCAGCGTGAACATCCTCATCCGACTCGTTATTATCTCGCTTGCGGCGTTCTACGCCTTCCTCGTTCTCTGGGTCCTTTGAGTATCGATTTTCGCTCACACGTTCAGCAGTCTCGTGAGTTTGATCAGCGTTACGCCGATTCGATGGCCTCGAGTAGGTCGTCGTAGGGCGGTTCGTTCGTCGGGTCGTCAGCAACCCATCGGTACGTGATCAGACCGTCCCCGTCGAGGACGAAGACGGCCCGGTTCGCGATCCCGTGGAGGCCGAGGTCGGGAATGTCCGTTTCGACGTCGTAAGCATCGATGGCCGCGCGGGCCATATCGCTGACGAGATCGAACTCGAGTCCGTGTTCCTTACGGAACGCACCCTGTGAGAACGGGGAGTCCGCGCTCACTCCGAAGACCGTCGCGCCAGCGCCCTCGAACCGCTCGAGACGGTCCTGCAGGGCGACCATCTCGTTCGTGCAGGGCGGCGTGAACGCGCCGGGGAAGAACGCGAGGACGATCGGACCGTCACCGAGGTGGTTCTCGAGGTCGAACGATTCGTGGTCGCTGGTACCGACTGTCGCCGTGAACGTCGGAGCGGTGTCTCCAGTCGTGGGCATACGACTTCCGTTTGGTAACAACCAGCATAAGTGCCGTCCCGAACAGCCGATATTCGAAACGAGTACGCCCGGTTCGCATTCAGCTTGCTAGCGAAGCAGAATAATACCTCCCGATTTGACGAGTATTGTGACGAAAAAGGGACTTTCATCCGGATAATACAGTTAGTTCTATCCAGAAAAGAACTCAAATACAGCATTGTTGAATACTCATGTACGATGAACGACCTCACCGGATTCCAACGTGATTTGCTGTACGTCATCGCGGGTGATGACCAGCCGTCAGGGCAGGACGTAAAGGAGGAAGTCGAACAGTACTACAGTAACGAGATCAATCACGGGCGACTCTATCCAAATCTCGATACGCTCGTCAACAAGGAACTCGTCGAGAAGGGACAACTCGACCGCCGGACGAACTACTACGCTATCACTACGGCCGGAAAAGAAGCAATTGCGGAGCGACAGGAATGGGTACGGCAGTATATTGAGGTGTGAGGTGAAGTCGTTATCTGCGGGCTAGTTCAACAATAGCTATGGTTTTACCGAAGAGAAGGCTTATGATCGCAGACTAGCGTCGTCGGGGTATGTCGACTGAGACTGGCGACACTCTGCCAAATCTCGTTACGATCGTTGGGAGAGGCGTTCCATCAAACTATGAAATCACCGTCGACGGTGCTATCGAACTCGTCGGTGCTGATCCACTCGAGGAGGCAACGGTCGTTACGGACCATTCAGCGGAGGGTTCCGTAGACACCGGCGTTATGCGGTTCCGGTTTTCCGGTGAAATGGCGGATATCCGTATCGTCGATTGGAACGGTATCGCTGCGCCTGACTCACCGAGTACGCCTGCGGTCCACAT is part of the Halopiger aswanensis genome and encodes:
- a CDS encoding redoxin domain-containing protein; this translates as MPTTGDTAPTFTATVGTSDHESFDLENHLGDGPIVLAFFPGAFTPPCTNEMVALQDRLERFEGAGATVFGVSADSPFSQGAFRKEHGLEFDLVSDMARAAIDAYDVETDIPDLGLHGIANRAVFVLDGDGLITYRWVADDPTNEPPYDDLLEAIESA
- a CDS encoding PadR family transcriptional regulator, whose translation is MNDLTGFQRDLLYVIAGDDQPSGQDVKEEVEQYYSNEINHGRLYPNLDTLVNKELVEKGQLDRRTNYYAITTAGKEAIAERQEWVRQYIEV